In Syntrophotaleaceae bacterium, the DNA window ATCAAGTCGCTCAACCTTCTCGTCGTCGGCCTTGTCCTCCTCCTTCTGCGATGGCTGATGTCGCTTCTGCTGCCGATGGCGAAGGAGGACGGCCATGTCTAAAATCATTGCGATCGTTTCCCTGGTGCTCATCCTGTTTCTGGTGAACTGGTCCATTTTTCATAAGGAAAGGCAGTTGGCCGCGGGTGGCACGGTCTATCTGGAGCTGGCGCCCGTGGACCCGCGCTCGCTCATGCAGGGCGACTACATGGCCCTGCGTTTTCGGCTGGCCGACGAAGTCTACAGGGCCTTGCTGCAGAAGGAGGAGGCCGAATCGAGGCGGAATGAGGAGATAGTATTTGACGGCCGGGCGGTTGTGAAACTGGATGAACGGAAGGTCGGTTCCTTCGAACGTCTTTATGAGGATCAGGATCTGGCCGAAGATGAATTGCTCATCCGTTTTCGGGTTCGCAATGGCCTGGTCAAGCTGGCCACCAATGCTTTTTTCTTCCAGGAGGGCCACGGAAACATCTATGAACCAGCCAAATACGGGCTTTTTCGGGTAGATGACAAAGGGGAACTGCTGTTGGTGGCTCTTTACGATGAGAATCTGAAAAAACTGGATCCCGGGGAAGACTAGCGGGATCGATGCCGTGCCGGAGGAAAACCGGCCCCAACGGGGCCGGGTCGCAAAAAATGATTTCCTGTCCGGTCTTAATGCCGACGGAAATCATCCACCTGCCTTTGCGCTTCCTCTTTTGAGTAGCCGTATTTCTCCTGAAGCTTGCCGACGAGTTTGTCCCTTTCTCCGCTGATCATATCGACTTCGTCGTCAGTCAGTTTTCCCCATTGTTTCCTGATTTCTCCCTTGATCTGTTTCCATTGGCCTTTCATTTCGTCAGAGTTCATCTCTGGCTCCTTTCTTGTTATTTTTCAACATTTTACCACATTATTTCGTTCTTTGCTCAGGTGGAAAAGGACCGACTTCCGGCATTGACAAACCCCCTCAGGGGGATATGTTGGTTCTAGGGAGGTGAGGCATGGCCGAAAAAGGGAAGGACGATTATCGCAGGCTGCAGGAGGAGCGACCGCCCCAGCAGCAGGACAGGCAGCCGGGCCGGGAGGAGGAGATGATTCCCCAGCCGGTGTATATCCGAAAGGATTATCGCGGCAGCAGAAAGCTGGAGGGAAAGGTCGCTCTGATAACCGGGGGGGACAGCGGCATCGGCCGTTCGGTGGCGATTCATTTTGCCCGCGAGGGGGCCGACGTGGTGGTTGTGTATCTGGAAGAGCATCAGGATGCCGAGGAAACCAAGAAACTGGTGGAGCAGGAATCCCGGCGTTGTGTGCTTCTGGCCGGCGACCTGGGTGAAGAGGATTTCTGCCGTGATGTCGTGAATGCCACCATCAGTCATTTCGGGCGCCTTGATATACTGGTGAACAATGCCGGGGAGCAGCACCTGGCCGATGAAATTGGGGAGATGACCGGCGAACAGATGGAAAAAACCTTCCGCACCAATTTTTTCGGCTATTTCTACACCACTCTCGCTGCCCTGGAGCATCTGCGGGAGGGAGGAGTGATCCTCAATACCACTTCGGTCACCGCCTATCGGGGCAGCAGTCATCTGGTCGATTACTCGGCCACAAAAGGTGCCATCGTGGCCTTTACCCGCAGCCTGGCCAAAA includes these proteins:
- a CDS encoding GDYXXLXY domain-containing protein; translated protein: MSKIIAIVSLVLILFLVNWSIFHKERQLAAGGTVYLELAPVDPRSLMQGDYMALRFRLADEVYRALLQKEEAESRRNEEIVFDGRAVVKLDERKVGSFERLYEDQDLAEDELLIRFRVRNGLVKLATNAFFFQEGHGNIYEPAKYGLFRVDDKGELLLVALYDENLKKLDPGED
- a CDS encoding CsbD family protein, encoding MNSDEMKGQWKQIKGEIRKQWGKLTDDEVDMISGERDKLVGKLQEKYGYSKEEAQRQVDDFRRH
- a CDS encoding SDR family oxidoreductase, producing MAEKGKDDYRRLQEERPPQQQDRQPGREEEMIPQPVYIRKDYRGSRKLEGKVALITGGDSGIGRSVAIHFAREGADVVVVYLEEHQDAEETKKLVEQESRRCVLLAGDLGEEDFCRDVVNATISHFGRLDILVNNAGEQHLADEIGEMTGEQMEKTFRTNFFGYFYTTLAALEHLREGGVILNTTSVTAYRGSSHLVDYSATKGAIVAFTRSLAKTLASKGIRVNGVAPGPIWTPLIPASFPAEAVEDFGKSTLLGRAGQPAEVGPCYVFLACEDGSYMTGQVLHPNGGDFLSS